One Anas platyrhynchos isolate ZD024472 breed Pekin duck chromosome 10, IASCAAS_PekinDuck_T2T, whole genome shotgun sequence genomic window carries:
- the APLN gene encoding apelin isoform X2 — MAERRWLLLLLLLLLLCLALAAAAAGPLPDGTGPQRGRIRVLVRPRGARRGAGQRAGGWRRLRRPRPRLSHKGPMPF, encoded by the exons ATGGCGGAGCggcgctggctgctgctgctgctgctgctgctgctgctctgcctcgccctggccgccgccgccgcgg GGCCGCTGCCGGATGGGACGGGGCCGCAGCGGGGCCGCATCCGAGTCCTGGTGCGGCCGCGGGGTGCGCGGCGCGGGGCTGGGCAGCGGGCGGGTGGGTGGCGAAGGctccgccgcccccggccccggctgtCCCACAAGGGCCCCATGCCCTTCTGA
- the SASH3 gene encoding SAM and SH3 domain-containing protein 3 isoform X1: protein MLAPLLGALGRADASRRSSFLLAQRASPELRRCEHLSCDCWLPVCFPASVPAPRYVPRQALGPAPRSAPRGGPSTMLRRKPSNASDKEPCHRKLSLQRSSSFKDFAKAKVSSPVASEKEFNLDENIPEDEPSSAAPEEAARSSGMKLGKKWRAVISRTMNRKMGRMAVKALAEGKQAEAEEEGSPSPLSPTSSTEEPSHEKVPLSYMELEEDGHPAVSRQLSSGSEASSPGPNNRDSLRLEEGGPAYTGPFCGRARVHTDFTPSPYDKDSLKLRKGDIIGIIEKPPVGTWTGLLNNKVGSFKFIYVDIIPEEMAPARKSRGQGKSKRPKPKTLHELLERINLQEHTSTLLLNGYQTLEDFKELRETHLNELNITDPQHRAKLLTAAELLLDYDTASESEEGDSSEAQPSPSEPKGDIPRDSGCFEGSETLDGSREEAELAGPEGQPGALSPAESS, encoded by the exons ATGCTGGCACCCCTCCTGGGGGCCCTGGGCAGGGCAGATGCTTCGAGGAGGTCTTCCTTCCTCCTGGCCCAGCGAGCGAGCCCCGAGCTGCGCCGCTGCGAGCACCTCTCATGTGACTGCTGGCTTCCTGTGTGCTTCCCGGCCTCGGTGCCGGCGCCTCGGTACGTGCCCCGCCAGGCGCTCGGTCCAGCGCCGCGCtcagccccccgggggggtcccagcaCCATGCTGCGCCGCAAGCCCTCCAACGCCAGCGACAAGGAGCCGTGCCACAGGAAG CTCTCCCTCCAGCGCTCCAGCAGCTTCAAGGACTTTGCCAAGGCCAAAGTCAGCTCCCCGGTGGCGAGCGAGAAGGAGTTCAACCTGGATGAGAAC aTCCCCGAGGATGagcccagcagcgcagcccccgAGGAGGCGGCGCGGAGCAGCGGGATGAAGCTGGGCAAGAAGTGGCGGGCGGTCATCTCCCGCACCATGAACCGCAAGATGGGCAGGATGGCCGTGAAGGCGCTGGCCGAGGGGAAG CAGGcagaggcggaggaggaggggtccccgtccccgctgtccccaacCAGCAGCACGGAGGAGCCGAGCCACGAGAAGGTGCCCCTGTCCTAcatggagctggaggaggacgGGCACCCGGCCGTCAGCCGGCAGCTGTCCAGCG GCAGCGAGGCGTCCAGCCCCGGCCCCAACAACCGGGACAGCCTGAGGCTGGAGGAGGGGGGCCCGGCTTACACCGGCCCCTTCTGTGGCAGGGCCCGTGTCCACACCGACTTCACACCCAGCCCCTACGACAAGGACTCGCTGAAGCTGCGG AAAGGGGACATCATCGGCATCATCGAGAAGCCGCCCGTGGGCACCTGGACGGGGCTGCTCAACAACAAGGTGGGTTCCTTCAAGTTCATCTACGTGGACATCATCCCCGAGGAGATGGCCCCTGCCCGCAAGAGCCGGGGCCAGGGCAAGAGCAAGAGGCCCAAGCCCAAGACGCTCCACGAGCTGCTGGAGCGCATCAACCTGCAG GAGCACACCTCCACCCTGCTCCTGAACGGCTACCAGACCCTGGAGGACTTCAAGGAGCTGCGGGAGACCCACCTCAACGAGCTGAACATCACGGACCCCCAGCACCGCGCCAAGCTGCTGACAGCCGCCGAGCTCCTCCTGGATTACGACA CAGCCAGCGAGTCAGAGGAAGGTGACAGCTCCGAAGCCCAGCCCTCGCCCTCGGAGCCCAAGGGGGACATCCCGCGGGACTCGGGCTGCTTCGAAGGATCCGAGACGCTGGACGGCAGCCGGGAGGAGGCTGAGCTGGCAGGCCCCGAGGGGCAGCCGGGGGCTCTGTCCCCAGCAGAGTCCTCCTGA
- the XPNPEP2 gene encoding xaa-Pro aminopeptidase 2 isoform X2, translated as MQPSRWIAAWLLLLQACPPGHSQQAASPWTDIRNCSVDPPYLPPTATNTTARLAALRDAMRAHSAHAYIVPSTDAHMSEYIAERDSRLGWLTGFTGSAGTVVVTLDRAALWTDSRYWTQAERQLDCNWELQRTTWIKSIGQWILEWVPAGGNVSLDPFLFSIDTWNSYSQALQGSGRALVPIETNLVDQVWGDQRPPPASSEIYSLPAEFTGSSWQEKVTGIRQQMEEHTRSPTALLLSGLEETAWLFNLRGDDIPYNPVFYSYTLLTSTNISLFVDEGRLTAEARQSLRAACPGPLCVELHNYSQARAHLQRYAQGNVTVWLGTEYTTYGLYGVIPQEKLLEDSYSPVMLAKAVKNSKEQELLRAAHVRDAVAVIQYLLWLEQTVPQGQVDEFLGARHIDALRRAQQHNRGPSFESISASGLNAALAHYSPSNTTRRKLSVDEMYLADTGGQYLDGTTDITRTVHWGTPTPLQKEAYTRVLMGNIDLSRLVFPPNTAGRNVEAFARRALWDVGLNYGHGTGHGIGNFLSVHEWPVGFQSNNVPLAAGMFTSIEPGYYRDGEFGIRIEDVALVVEAQTKHPTGEEPFLTFEVVSLVPYDRNLIDVSLLSQEQIKYLNAYYETIRARVGPELQRQQLEEEYRWLQRNTEPFPLASAAATVTATLGTLAMGSLLSVLLAGLQA; from the exons ATGCAGCCCTCCCGGTGGATCGCAGCCTGGCTGCTCCTTCTGCAGG cCTGCCCCCCAGGACACTCGCAGCAAGCCGCCTCCCCCTGGACCGACATTCGGAACTGCTCTGTGGACCCACCG TACCTGCCCCCCACGGCCACCAACACCACGGCACGGCTCGCCGCGCTGCGGGACGCCATGCGCGCCCACAGCGCCCACGCCTACATCGTGCCCTCCACGGACGCCCACATG AGCGAGTACATCGCCGAGAGGGATTCCCGTCTGGGCTGGCTCACCGGCTTCACCGGCTCCGCGG GCACCGTGGTGGTGACACTGGACAGGGCGGCCCTGTGGACCGACAGCCGCTACTGGACGCAGGCGGAGCGGCAACTGGACTGCAACTGGGAGCTGCAGAGGACAA CGTGGATCAAGTCCATCGGGCAGTGGATCCTGGAGTGGGTTCCCGCAGGGGGCAACGTCAGCCTGGaccccttcctcttctccatcG ACACCTGGAACAGCTACAGCCAGGCTCTGCAGGGCTCGGGCAGGGCTTTGGTGCCCATAGAGACCAACCTTGTGGACCAAGTGTGGGGCGACCAGAGACCCCCTCCGGCCTCCAGCGAGATCTACAGCCTCCCGGCAGAGTTCACAG GGAGCAGCTGGCAGGAGAAGGTGACCGGGATCCGGCAGCAGATGGAGGAGCACACCCGGAGCCCCACGGCCCTGCTGCTCTCGGGGCTGGAGGAGACCGCCT GGCTCTTCAACCTCCGTGGAGACGACATCCCCTACAACCCCGTCTTCTACTCCTACACGCTCCTGACCAGCACCAACATAAG CCTGTTCGTGGACGAGGGGCGGCTGACGGCGGAGGCACGGCAGTCCCTGCGGGCTGCCTGCCCGGGGCCGCTCTGCGTGGAGCTGCACAACTACAGCCAGGCACGCGCCCACCTCCAGCGCTACGCCCAGGGCAACGTCACCGTCTGGCTCGGCACCGAGTACACCACCTACGGCCTCTACGGGGTCATCCCCCAG GAGAAGCTGCTGGAGGACAGCTACTCCCCGGTGATGCTGGCCAAGGCAGTGAAGAACagcaaggagcaggagctgctgcgaGCCGCTCAC GTCCGGGACGCGGTGGCCGTCATCCAGTACCTGCTGTGGTTGGAGCAGACGGTGCCGCAGGGGCAGGTGGACGAGTTTTTGGGTGCCCGCCACATCGATGCCCTCCGACG GGCCCAGCAGCACAACCGCGGGCCCAGCTTCGAGTCCATCTCCGCCAGCGGGCTCAACGCGGCGCTCGCCCACTACAG cccaTCCAACACCACCCGAAGGAAGCTGTCGGTGGATGAGATGTACCTGGCGGACACCGGCGGGCAGTACCT GGATGGCACCACGGACATCACACGGACCGTGCACTGGGGCACGCCGACCCCGCTGCAGAAG GAAGCCTACACCCGCGTGCTGATGGGCAACATCGACCTCTCCCGCCTCGTCTTCCCCCCCAACACGGCCG GCAGAAACGTGGAGGCTTTCGCCCGCCGGGCGCTCTGGGACGTGGGGCTCAACTACGGCCACGGGACCGGCCACGGCATCGGCAACTTCCTCTCGGTGCACGAGT GGCCCGTGGGTTTCCAGTCCAACAACGTGCCGCTGGCCGCGGGCATGTTCACCTCCATCG AGCCCGGCTACTACCGGGATGGAGAGTTCGGGATCCGCATCGAGGACGTCGCCCtggtggtggaggcgcagaccAAG CACCCGACCGGCGAGGAGCCCTTCCTGACCTTCGAGGTGGTGTCACTGGTGCCCTACGACCGCAACCTCATCGACGTCAGCCTCCTGTCGCAGGAGCAG ATAAAGTACCTGAACGCCTACTACGAGACCATCCGGGCACGTGtggggccggagctgcagcggcagcagctggaggaggagtaCCGCTGGCTGCAGAGGAACACCGAGCCCTTCCCGCTGGccagcgccgccgccaccgTCACCGCCACGCTGGGCACGCTGGCCATGGGCTCGCTCCTCTCCGTGCTGCTGGCGGGGCTGCAGGCCTGA
- the SASH3 gene encoding SAM and SH3 domain-containing protein 3 isoform X3 translates to MLAPLLGALGRADASRRSSFLLAQRASPELRRCEHLSCDCWLPVCFPASVPAPRYVPRQALGPAPRSAPRGGPSTMLRRKPSNASDKEPCHRKLSLQRSSSFKDFAKAKVSSPVASEKEFNLDENIPEDEPSSAAPEEAARSSGMKLGKKWRAVISRTMNRKMGRMAVKALAEGKQAEAEEEGSPSPLSPTSSTEEPSHEKVPLSYMELEEDGHPAVSRQLSSGSEASSPGPNNRDSLRLEEGGPAYTGPFCGRARVHTDFTPSPYDKDSLKLRKGDIIGIIEKPPVGTWTGLLNNKVGSFKFIYVDIIPEEMAPARKSRGQGKSKRPKPKTLHELLERINLQEHTSTLLLNGYQTLEDFKELRETHLNELNITDPQHRAKLLTAAELLLDYDTSESEEGDSSEAQPSPSEPKGDIPRDSGCFEGSETLDGSREEAELAGPEGQPGALSPAESS, encoded by the exons ATGCTGGCACCCCTCCTGGGGGCCCTGGGCAGGGCAGATGCTTCGAGGAGGTCTTCCTTCCTCCTGGCCCAGCGAGCGAGCCCCGAGCTGCGCCGCTGCGAGCACCTCTCATGTGACTGCTGGCTTCCTGTGTGCTTCCCGGCCTCGGTGCCGGCGCCTCGGTACGTGCCCCGCCAGGCGCTCGGTCCAGCGCCGCGCtcagccccccgggggggtcccagcaCCATGCTGCGCCGCAAGCCCTCCAACGCCAGCGACAAGGAGCCGTGCCACAGGAAG CTCTCCCTCCAGCGCTCCAGCAGCTTCAAGGACTTTGCCAAGGCCAAAGTCAGCTCCCCGGTGGCGAGCGAGAAGGAGTTCAACCTGGATGAGAAC aTCCCCGAGGATGagcccagcagcgcagcccccgAGGAGGCGGCGCGGAGCAGCGGGATGAAGCTGGGCAAGAAGTGGCGGGCGGTCATCTCCCGCACCATGAACCGCAAGATGGGCAGGATGGCCGTGAAGGCGCTGGCCGAGGGGAAG CAGGcagaggcggaggaggaggggtccccgtccccgctgtccccaacCAGCAGCACGGAGGAGCCGAGCCACGAGAAGGTGCCCCTGTCCTAcatggagctggaggaggacgGGCACCCGGCCGTCAGCCGGCAGCTGTCCAGCG GCAGCGAGGCGTCCAGCCCCGGCCCCAACAACCGGGACAGCCTGAGGCTGGAGGAGGGGGGCCCGGCTTACACCGGCCCCTTCTGTGGCAGGGCCCGTGTCCACACCGACTTCACACCCAGCCCCTACGACAAGGACTCGCTGAAGCTGCGG AAAGGGGACATCATCGGCATCATCGAGAAGCCGCCCGTGGGCACCTGGACGGGGCTGCTCAACAACAAGGTGGGTTCCTTCAAGTTCATCTACGTGGACATCATCCCCGAGGAGATGGCCCCTGCCCGCAAGAGCCGGGGCCAGGGCAAGAGCAAGAGGCCCAAGCCCAAGACGCTCCACGAGCTGCTGGAGCGCATCAACCTGCAG GAGCACACCTCCACCCTGCTCCTGAACGGCTACCAGACCCTGGAGGACTTCAAGGAGCTGCGGGAGACCCACCTCAACGAGCTGAACATCACGGACCCCCAGCACCGCGCCAAGCTGCTGACAGCCGCCGAGCTCCTCCTGGATTACGACA CCAGCGAGTCAGAGGAAGGTGACAGCTCCGAAGCCCAGCCCTCGCCCTCGGAGCCCAAGGGGGACATCCCGCGGGACTCGGGCTGCTTCGAAGGATCCGAGACGCTGGACGGCAGCCGGGAGGAGGCTGAGCTGGCAGGCCCCGAGGGGCAGCCGGGGGCTCTGTCCCCAGCAGAGTCCTCCTGA
- the XPNPEP2 gene encoding xaa-Pro aminopeptidase 2 isoform X1 — MQPSRWIAAWLLLLQACPPGHSQQAASPWTDIRNCSVDPPYLPPTATNTTARLAALRDAMRAHSAHAYIVPSTDAHMSEYIAERDSRLGWLTGFTGSAGTVVVTLDRAALWTDSRYWTQAERQLDCNWELQRTTWIKSIGQWILEWVPAGGNVSLDPFLFSIDTWNSYSQALQGSGRALVPIETNLVDQVWGDQRPPPASSEIYSLPAEFTGSSWQEKVTGIRQQMEEHTRSPTALLLSGLEETAWLFNLRGDDIPYNPVFYSYTLLTSTNISLFVDEGRLTAEARQSLRAACPGPLCVELHNYSQARAHLQRYAQGNVTVWLGTEYTTYGLYGVIPQEKLLEDSYSPVMLAKAVKNSKEQELLRAAHVRDAVAVIQYLLWLEQTVPQGQVDEFLGARHIDALRRAQQHNRGPSFESISASGLNAALAHYSPSNTTRRKLSVDEMYLADTGGQYLDGTTDITRTVHWGTPTPLQKEAYTRVLMGNIDLSRLVFPPNTAGRNVEAFARRALWDVGLNYGHGTGHGIGNFLSVHEWPVGFQSNNVPLAAGMFTSIEPGYYRDGEFGIRIEDVALVVEAQTKCQGGCARQGAGGTHLTASPPQHPTGEEPFLTFEVVSLVPYDRNLIDVSLLSQEQIKYLNAYYETIRARVGPELQRQQLEEEYRWLQRNTEPFPLASAAATVTATLGTLAMGSLLSVLLAGLQA, encoded by the exons ATGCAGCCCTCCCGGTGGATCGCAGCCTGGCTGCTCCTTCTGCAGG cCTGCCCCCCAGGACACTCGCAGCAAGCCGCCTCCCCCTGGACCGACATTCGGAACTGCTCTGTGGACCCACCG TACCTGCCCCCCACGGCCACCAACACCACGGCACGGCTCGCCGCGCTGCGGGACGCCATGCGCGCCCACAGCGCCCACGCCTACATCGTGCCCTCCACGGACGCCCACATG AGCGAGTACATCGCCGAGAGGGATTCCCGTCTGGGCTGGCTCACCGGCTTCACCGGCTCCGCGG GCACCGTGGTGGTGACACTGGACAGGGCGGCCCTGTGGACCGACAGCCGCTACTGGACGCAGGCGGAGCGGCAACTGGACTGCAACTGGGAGCTGCAGAGGACAA CGTGGATCAAGTCCATCGGGCAGTGGATCCTGGAGTGGGTTCCCGCAGGGGGCAACGTCAGCCTGGaccccttcctcttctccatcG ACACCTGGAACAGCTACAGCCAGGCTCTGCAGGGCTCGGGCAGGGCTTTGGTGCCCATAGAGACCAACCTTGTGGACCAAGTGTGGGGCGACCAGAGACCCCCTCCGGCCTCCAGCGAGATCTACAGCCTCCCGGCAGAGTTCACAG GGAGCAGCTGGCAGGAGAAGGTGACCGGGATCCGGCAGCAGATGGAGGAGCACACCCGGAGCCCCACGGCCCTGCTGCTCTCGGGGCTGGAGGAGACCGCCT GGCTCTTCAACCTCCGTGGAGACGACATCCCCTACAACCCCGTCTTCTACTCCTACACGCTCCTGACCAGCACCAACATAAG CCTGTTCGTGGACGAGGGGCGGCTGACGGCGGAGGCACGGCAGTCCCTGCGGGCTGCCTGCCCGGGGCCGCTCTGCGTGGAGCTGCACAACTACAGCCAGGCACGCGCCCACCTCCAGCGCTACGCCCAGGGCAACGTCACCGTCTGGCTCGGCACCGAGTACACCACCTACGGCCTCTACGGGGTCATCCCCCAG GAGAAGCTGCTGGAGGACAGCTACTCCCCGGTGATGCTGGCCAAGGCAGTGAAGAACagcaaggagcaggagctgctgcgaGCCGCTCAC GTCCGGGACGCGGTGGCCGTCATCCAGTACCTGCTGTGGTTGGAGCAGACGGTGCCGCAGGGGCAGGTGGACGAGTTTTTGGGTGCCCGCCACATCGATGCCCTCCGACG GGCCCAGCAGCACAACCGCGGGCCCAGCTTCGAGTCCATCTCCGCCAGCGGGCTCAACGCGGCGCTCGCCCACTACAG cccaTCCAACACCACCCGAAGGAAGCTGTCGGTGGATGAGATGTACCTGGCGGACACCGGCGGGCAGTACCT GGATGGCACCACGGACATCACACGGACCGTGCACTGGGGCACGCCGACCCCGCTGCAGAAG GAAGCCTACACCCGCGTGCTGATGGGCAACATCGACCTCTCCCGCCTCGTCTTCCCCCCCAACACGGCCG GCAGAAACGTGGAGGCTTTCGCCCGCCGGGCGCTCTGGGACGTGGGGCTCAACTACGGCCACGGGACCGGCCACGGCATCGGCAACTTCCTCTCGGTGCACGAGT GGCCCGTGGGTTTCCAGTCCAACAACGTGCCGCTGGCCGCGGGCATGTTCACCTCCATCG AGCCCGGCTACTACCGGGATGGAGAGTTCGGGATCCGCATCGAGGACGTCGCCCtggtggtggaggcgcagaccAAG TGCCAGGGGGGCTGCGCCAGGCAAGGAGCGGGGGGCACCCACCTGACGGCCTCCCCCCCGCAGCACCCGACCGGCGAGGAGCCCTTCCTGACCTTCGAGGTGGTGTCACTGGTGCCCTACGACCGCAACCTCATCGACGTCAGCCTCCTGTCGCAGGAGCAG ATAAAGTACCTGAACGCCTACTACGAGACCATCCGGGCACGTGtggggccggagctgcagcggcagcagctggaggaggagtaCCGCTGGCTGCAGAGGAACACCGAGCCCTTCCCGCTGGccagcgccgccgccaccgTCACCGCCACGCTGGGCACGCTGGCCATGGGCTCGCTCCTCTCCGTGCTGCTGGCGGGGCTGCAGGCCTGA
- the SASH3 gene encoding SAM and SH3 domain-containing protein 3 isoform X2 has protein sequence MLAPLLGALGRADASRRSSFLLAQRASPELRRCEHLSCDCWLPVCFPASVPAPRYVPRQALGPAPRSAPRGGPSTMLRRKPSNASDKEPCHRKLSLQRSSSFKDFAKAKVSSPVASEKEFNLDENIPEDEPSSAAPEEAARSSGMKLGKKWRAVISRTMNRKMGRMAVKALAEGKAEAEEEGSPSPLSPTSSTEEPSHEKVPLSYMELEEDGHPAVSRQLSSGSEASSPGPNNRDSLRLEEGGPAYTGPFCGRARVHTDFTPSPYDKDSLKLRKGDIIGIIEKPPVGTWTGLLNNKVGSFKFIYVDIIPEEMAPARKSRGQGKSKRPKPKTLHELLERINLQEHTSTLLLNGYQTLEDFKELRETHLNELNITDPQHRAKLLTAAELLLDYDTASESEEGDSSEAQPSPSEPKGDIPRDSGCFEGSETLDGSREEAELAGPEGQPGALSPAESS, from the exons ATGCTGGCACCCCTCCTGGGGGCCCTGGGCAGGGCAGATGCTTCGAGGAGGTCTTCCTTCCTCCTGGCCCAGCGAGCGAGCCCCGAGCTGCGCCGCTGCGAGCACCTCTCATGTGACTGCTGGCTTCCTGTGTGCTTCCCGGCCTCGGTGCCGGCGCCTCGGTACGTGCCCCGCCAGGCGCTCGGTCCAGCGCCGCGCtcagccccccgggggggtcccagcaCCATGCTGCGCCGCAAGCCCTCCAACGCCAGCGACAAGGAGCCGTGCCACAGGAAG CTCTCCCTCCAGCGCTCCAGCAGCTTCAAGGACTTTGCCAAGGCCAAAGTCAGCTCCCCGGTGGCGAGCGAGAAGGAGTTCAACCTGGATGAGAAC aTCCCCGAGGATGagcccagcagcgcagcccccgAGGAGGCGGCGCGGAGCAGCGGGATGAAGCTGGGCAAGAAGTGGCGGGCGGTCATCTCCCGCACCATGAACCGCAAGATGGGCAGGATGGCCGTGAAGGCGCTGGCCGAGGGGAAG GcagaggcggaggaggaggggtccccgtccccgctgtccccaacCAGCAGCACGGAGGAGCCGAGCCACGAGAAGGTGCCCCTGTCCTAcatggagctggaggaggacgGGCACCCGGCCGTCAGCCGGCAGCTGTCCAGCG GCAGCGAGGCGTCCAGCCCCGGCCCCAACAACCGGGACAGCCTGAGGCTGGAGGAGGGGGGCCCGGCTTACACCGGCCCCTTCTGTGGCAGGGCCCGTGTCCACACCGACTTCACACCCAGCCCCTACGACAAGGACTCGCTGAAGCTGCGG AAAGGGGACATCATCGGCATCATCGAGAAGCCGCCCGTGGGCACCTGGACGGGGCTGCTCAACAACAAGGTGGGTTCCTTCAAGTTCATCTACGTGGACATCATCCCCGAGGAGATGGCCCCTGCCCGCAAGAGCCGGGGCCAGGGCAAGAGCAAGAGGCCCAAGCCCAAGACGCTCCACGAGCTGCTGGAGCGCATCAACCTGCAG GAGCACACCTCCACCCTGCTCCTGAACGGCTACCAGACCCTGGAGGACTTCAAGGAGCTGCGGGAGACCCACCTCAACGAGCTGAACATCACGGACCCCCAGCACCGCGCCAAGCTGCTGACAGCCGCCGAGCTCCTCCTGGATTACGACA CAGCCAGCGAGTCAGAGGAAGGTGACAGCTCCGAAGCCCAGCCCTCGCCCTCGGAGCCCAAGGGGGACATCCCGCGGGACTCGGGCTGCTTCGAAGGATCCGAGACGCTGGACGGCAGCCGGGAGGAGGCTGAGCTGGCAGGCCCCGAGGGGCAGCCGGGGGCTCTGTCCCCAGCAGAGTCCTCCTGA
- the APLN gene encoding apelin isoform X1 translates to MRPTGCPPPCARSARCLPRGSASPERHRGGRGQDGNGGVPEGRGGGSTSAGGGGGAGRAAEPPRGGRAAGPGRALAAYKCGDPGAGPPPPPPPPPPPLPPPSQRLPPVPGGAWRSGAGCCCCCCCCCSASPWPPPPRVSAGPAAGRRGRGGARRLAGKRRPPGEGGGQSAFQGGPLPDGTGPQRGRIRVLVRPRGARRGAGQRAGGWRRLRRPRPRLSHKGPMPF, encoded by the exons ATGCGCCCCACCGGCTGCCCCCCGCCTTGTGCACGCTCAGCCCGGTGCCTACCGCGGGGCTCAGCATCCCCGGAGCGGCACCGGGGGGGACGTGGCCAGGACGGCAACGGGGGGGTCCCggagggccggggggggggctcaacCTCTGCGGGCGGagggggcggagcggggcgggcggcggagcccccccggggcgggcgtgcggcggggccgggccgggctctCGCCGCCTACAAATGCGGCGATCCCGGAGCGgggccgccaccgccgccgcccccgccgcctccgccgcttcccccccccagccagcgGCTCCCCCCCGTGCCCGGCGGAGCATGGCGGAGCggcgctggctgctgctgctgctgctgctgctgctgctctgcctcgccctggccgccgccgccgcgggtgAGTGCGGGGCCCGCTGCGGGGCGGAGAGGTcgggggggggcgcggcggcTGGCAGGGAAGCGGCGGCCCCCGGGCGAGGGGGGAGGACAAAGCGCTTTTCAGGGAG GGCCGCTGCCGGATGGGACGGGGCCGCAGCGGGGCCGCATCCGAGTCCTGGTGCGGCCGCGGGGTGCGCGGCGCGGGGCTGGGCAGCGGGCGGGTGGGTGGCGAAGGctccgccgcccccggccccggctgtCCCACAAGGGCCCCATGCCCTTCTGA